The following are encoded together in the Pithys albifrons albifrons isolate INPA30051 chromosome 5, PitAlb_v1, whole genome shotgun sequence genome:
- the LOC139672526 gene encoding ADP-ribosyl cyclase/cyclic ADP-ribose hydrolase 1-like yields MPFQQGSARTRQRTVLLVGTVVLLAALVVAVVLASLLTHAKHEVSPKMLQWKDRGTTKNLQEVILGRCYNYITERYPELGDKDCLKIWESLKDAFIYKNPCNITSEDYQPLMELASHPIPCNKSLFWSKTNDLVHRYTKSNQNFLTLEDTLLGYMADRISWCGDPSAPGINYESCPKRSECESNPGSVFWKMASKMFAEAACGVVQVMLNGSIEAGAFRSSSIFGSIEIFNLNPDKVSEVHIWLMHDIGGPQSESCSGHSIQRLKSILEERNLKIVCEDNYRPVQLLQCVHNPDHTDCRLCTNSTAVP; encoded by the exons ATGCCGTtccagcagggctctgcccGGACGCGGCAGCGCACCGTGCTCCTGGTGGGCACCGTGGTCCTGCTGGCCGCCCTCGTCGTCGCTGTCGTGTTGGCATCTCTCCTGACCCACGCGAAGCACGAGGTCAGCCCCAAAATGCTGCAGTGGAAGGACAGAGGGACCACTAAGAACCTGCAAGAAGTCATCCTGGGAAGATGCTACAACTACATCACAGAGCGGTACCCAGAGTTGGG AGACAAGGACTGCCTAAAAATATGGGAATCATTAAAAGATGCGTTCATTTACAAAAATCCCTGTAATATCACATCAGAAGATTATCAGCCTTTGATGGAGTTAGCGAGTCATCCTATACCATGTAACAAG TCACTGTTTTGGAGTAAGACAAATGACCTTGTTCACCGTTACACAAAATCCAATCAAAATTTCCTTACTTTGGAGGACACCTTGTTGGGTTATATGGCCGATAGGATTTCATGGTGTGGAGACCCCTCTGCCCCAG GAATCAACTATGAATCTTGTCCAAAACGGAGTGAATGTGAGAGCAACCCTGGCTCCGTGTTCTGGAAAATGGCATCCAAGATG TTTGCAGAAGCAGCATGTGGTGTGGTTCAAGTGATGCTCAATGGATCAATAGAAGCTGGAGCTTTCAGAAGCAGCAG CATCTTTGGAAGTATTGAGATCTTTAACCTAAATCCAGATAAAGTCTCTGAAGTACACATTTGGCTTATGCATGACATTGGTGGACCTCAAAG TGAATCCTGCTCAGGTCATTCCATTCAGAGATTGAAAAGTATATTAGAAGAGCGAAACTTAAAGATTGTCTGTGAAGACAATTACAG GCCAGTTCAGCTCCTTCAGTGTGTGCATAACCCTGACCACACAGACTGCAGACTTTGCACCAACAGCACGGCAGTTCCATGA